AAGCCGTCCGGACATCGTCTGCTGGCAGGCTCTGAGGCAATACCGCAAGCACCGAGCCTTCCTCAAGACGGACAACACCCGCATCCGGGGTGACGTCACCACTGACGATTTTCAGTAAGGTTGACTTGCCCTCGCCGTTACGCCCGAGAAGGCACACTCGTTCCCCGGGATCAATCATCAGGGTTGCCTCATCCAGCAATGGATGCATGCCGAAAGCCAGGGATATTTTTTCCAGTGTTAACAAAGGCACCTTGATCAAGACTCCTGTTGGGAAATGTCTACCGCATCACCGACCGAAAGGCGCCCGCTACCCTGGTGAACGACATTCTGGCCGAAAATCACACCATCCCCGGTTTTGCGATAACGGGAGAGCGTTCTGAGGGGCTCGGTATCCGGCTCTTTCAGGCCAGTATCCGGGTCCACCGTGGTCATGATGCACCGGGAACAGGGTTTTGCGACCGAAAACCGGGTTTCAGCGACGGTAATACTTTGCCAGCTATCTTCAGACCAGGCCTCAGCCCCTGAAATGACAACGTTCGGCCGAAAACGTCGCATTTCCACGGCTTTGGCCAGCCGGCTATTGAGCTCATCCAGGGATGCCTGATTGGTTATCAGCAAGGGGAACCCATCGGCAAATCCGACCCGGCGGTTTTCCGGCACCCGCAACGGGTCTACACGACGAAAACTCTCATCGGGCATGTACACAAAACGAAGGGACTGGCCTACGTAACGACTGATCGCCGCATCGGCCGGCTCAGGGCCGGTCACGGCGTCCACGGTATCGCGCCAGACCTTGACCGCCATCCTGCCATTGCCGGGACTCAGGCCAAAGTCACCCTGCCCCGGAACACCGATCTCAACACCCTGAGGCCCTAGACGGGTCGCAACGTTTGCCAACAAAGGCAGCTGTCGCTGGGTAATAAACTGCCCCTGATCGTCCACCAGCATCCAACGGCGGTCCCCCGCGGGTCCGAATTCATCCAGTTCGAATGAAGACACTTCGATGCCAGCCAGAGACTTGACCGGGTATATAAAGAGGGATTGAACACGCATGATGACCACCCTTGCAAGTAACAGGTTTGGGATGGAAGTGAGCGAGTATAACCGACGAACCCATGTCCATGGGGGAGAAATGCGGAGCAGAAAACAAAAAACCCGGCCTTGTGGGCCGGGTTTTTCCTGAATCTGGAGCGGGAAACGAGATTCGAACTCGCGACCCCAACCTTGGCAAGGTTGTGCTCTACCAACTGAGCTATTCCCGCTTGCTGTCAGAGGGCGTTGCCTCTCAACGGCTGCGTATTCTACTGATCAGCGTTCGGCCGTCAACAATTTTTGTTAAAAATTTGTGATTACCCTCAACAGCGCCGTTTTACTGACCAAATCGGCGACCGCCCGCCAGATAGGCCTGCTCTGCCTCCGTGGATGTTCGCCCCAGCGCCTTGTTTCGATGGGGGAAGCGGCCGAATTGCAGCACGATATCCCGGTGATCAACGGCCGACTGCAGGAAGCTACCCAAAAATTCGGCGAGCAATCCGTCGGCACTGGCAACCAACTGCTCATAACATGCCACTGACAAATCCTGATCCTTCTTGAGCTCCGAATGCTGCATGGGCATATAAAGAAACGCCCTTTGAATTAGAGGTAGCTCAAGATCCTGCCCCCTATCCATTGCCTGCCTGCTCAGATGGCGGGCCAGCCGATCACTTTCGAACGCCAGGGCACCGCCACGGAAAATGTTACGGGTAAACTGATCGAGCAGCAGTATTTCAGCCAATGCGCCTCCCGCTTCATTTCGCCAATGCTCCAAACCCTGCTCAGAGGCGAATAGCACCAGCGAAAGAAAGCGCCTTCGAATTTCCTGGTCAAACTTCCGATCGGACCGAAACCAACGGTTTCGGTGATCGGCATCCGGCAGCCCATGCTCATCCAATTTTCCAAACCAGAAATCCAGAAGCTCTTTCCAATCGAACATTTACCGACTCCCTGTTACATTTAAATCAGCGGGTGTACAGGATCTTATTTGATTACGACCGAAGCATTCCATTTGACCACCCAGGAGCAACCATGACCCAGCCTCACCGAATTATTCTGCTGGCCCACGGCAGCAGTGACCAACGCTGGTGTGAAACCTTTGAACAACTGGCAGCACCAACACTCAAATCGGTCGAGAACGCCGCCATCGCCTATATGGAGCTGGCCGAACCCTCGCTGGAAACCATCGTGAGCCAGGGCAAAGCCGAGGGTACCGAGCACTTTACCGTGGTTCCCCTGTTCCTGGCAGCGGGCCGGCACCTGCGCAAAGATGTACCGGCAATGATCGCAGACCTGGAAAGCCAGCATGGCGTCCAGATCAAACTGGCGCCACCCATTGGCCAGAACCCTCAGTTGGGCGATGCCATCCGGGACGTTGTGCTCCAGGAGCTGGAGAATAGCGGATCCTGAAACCATCAGCCGACAGGAGGAGATCACCATGGAGAAAAAAATCCTGATTACCGGTGGTACCGGTTTTATCGGCACCATACTCTGCCGCGAGCTCGTCAACAAAGGGTATGGGCTGACCGTTCTCAGTCGGCAACCGGCAGATACGGTTCGGGCACTGTGTGGTCGAGTAGAAGCGACATCAGACCTGAAGCTTCTTGAAGGGCACCAAGGGTACCATGCCGTCATCAATCTGGCCGGCGAAGGAATCGCCGACAAGCGTTGGACGGCGTCCCGAAAGCAGGCCCTGCGGGACAGTCGTATTGGCGTAACCCGGACTTTGGCTGATGTATGCAAAAGCTGGCAAAGCCCGCCGGAAGTTTTGGTATCTGGTTCTGCTGTGGGCTATTACGGCGACCAGGGAGATCATCTGGTTACAGAGGATACCCACCCACATCCGGAGTTCACCCATGAATTATGTCGTGACTGGGAACAGGCAGCACTGCCTTTGGAGGAGCTCGGCACCAGGGTTTGCCTGTGTCGCACCGGCATTGTAACTGGCAGGGGTGGCGGCTTCCTGCAGAGAATGATCCTGCCCTTCCGGCTTGGCCTTGGCGGTCGCCTCGGCAACGGACAACAGTACATGCCCTGGGTGCACAGGGATGATGTGGTTTCAGGGCTTATCTGGATGCTTGAGAACCCCCACGCGAAAGGAGCCTACAACATGGTAAGCCCCAATCCGGCCACCAATAGGGAGTTCACCAAAACCCTTGGCAAGGTTGTTCACCGGCCCACGGTATTCCCGGCCCCCGCGCCGGTGCTCAAACTGGTACTGGGTGAGATGGCAGGGCTATTACTCACCGGGCAGAAAGCAGTTCCGGCGAAACTGCAGCACGAGGGCTTCCGGTTCAAATACGCCGAACTGGAATCAGCACTTGCGGATAGCGTGGCGGGGTAATTTTTTCAAAAAAATCGTTGACAGGGCAAAAGCCCTTACTTAATATACGCGCCACCTCGACGAGGCAAGTTGTTGAAAACGTTGCGTCCCCTTCGTCTAGTGGCCTAGGACTCCGCCCTTTCACGGCGGCAACAGGGGTTCGAACCCCCTAGGGGACGCCAATTTTTTCAATCGGTTAACCGACTTCTTTCCGGTTATCCGCCCTGCCCTCTATGTTGACCATTGTGACCTTTTCCTCCGTGGGCTTTCTGGTCTTTCATTACGAAAATCCCAACCCCCACAAAAAAGCCAACCATCAGCAACACGGTTGCGATACCTGCGATAACGACTGCATCCATATACATAGCGTTAACTCCTGTTCTATCTGAAACTTGATTAAGCTCAGGTTACGCCCGGGCGACCAACCTCGTATTGATCTGTGTCAAAGGCAACTATCACCTCTTTCATTTCACAAACTGCGAAACACCGCCCGAATTATTCCGATATTTCCTGCATTTGCAGCGCATTCGACATAAACTACTGCTATAGTCGGTAACAGGATAAGCACCCACTCTGCGCATCTTATGCCTGATATCCAATGTGATAGCGAAGTTCGCAACATGCCAGAATTCATGCCCCGATTGAGGCGTATTCGCACAGCCTCTCCGCTTTCTTTCAGGCTCCTGGCATGGATCCTATTGTTCAGTACTGCCTTCACGCTTCTGGCGGCGGGCGTGCAGATCTATTCTGATTACCGTAAAGACCTGTCGCTGATCGAAGAACGGATGGAGGTGATTGAATCCGGCTACGCCTCAAGCCTGGCCCGAAGCCTCTGGGCCCTGGATCAGAAACTGCTGCAAACCCAGATGGAAGGCATCCTCAGCCTACCGGACATCATCCACCTCCGACTCCGAATTGAGCCTGACTCCGAACTTGTGATGGGCGAGATCCCGAGGCACGCAGACACCCTTGTCCACCGGTTCGAACTCGTTCAGCGAGATGGCAATGAATTCCTGCTTGGAGAACTGGAGATTACCGCCAACCTGGAACGGGTTTATGGGGAGCTCCAGAGGAAAGTCGGTGTTATTCTGGCGACCCAGTTCCTGACGGTCTTTTTTGTTTCCGTCCTGATACTGTGGATCTTCCAGCACCTGGTCACAAGACACCTCACCGCCATGGCGGACTACACCAAGGATCTATCCCTGAAAAACCTGTCCAGGCCCCTGGTGCTGGACAGGCCTGACAGCTCGGCCAACGGCAAAGATGAACTGGGCATGGTAACGGATGCCATCAACCAGATGCGTGAGCGATTGATTGATGATGTCGCCCGTCGCGAGCGCGATGCGGCCGACATCCTGAAGTTTTCCAAGGCCATTGATCAGAGCCCGTCATCAGTTCTGATCTGCGATCGCCAATGGCGAATCGAGTATGCCAACCGGAAGTTCAGCCAGCTTACCGGCCACACGACAGACGACATCATTGGTAAACACCCGTCTCATCTGATCGAAAACAGTATGGACATCCAGGATGCCCGCCACCTTTGGCAGTCCATCAGGCTCCAGGTGCAACGGGTTGGTGTTTGGCAAGGCGAAGTCAACAGCGTCCGGCGCAATGGTGAGCGCTACTGGGAGCAACTGGTGGTCACCCCTATCCGCGATAATAACGGTGACACCACCGGCTACCTGATCCTCGGTGAAGACATCAGCATCCGTAAGCGTTATGAACAGCAACTGTTGCGCCAGGCCAATTACGACATATTGACCGGCCTGCCAAACCGGATGCTGGCCCTGGATCGCCTCAAGCTGGCACTGGCCCAGGCCCGCCGAGACAATTCCCAGGTGGGGGTCATGTTCCTGGACCTCGACAATTTCAAACACATCAACGACACCCTCGGCCACGATGCCGGCGATACGCTGCTGGTTGAGGCCGCCCGCCGTATCTCCAGCTGCCTCAGGGGCACCAGTACCGTAGCCCGCCTGGGTGGGGATGAGTTTCTGGTTATCCTGCCGGGCCTCACGGGAACCGAGGCCTCATGCCAGGTCGCGGAGAGGATCCTGAAAACCTTTGCCCCCGCGTTTATGCTCAATGGCCAGGAAGTCTTCGTGACAACCAGTATCGGGATCGCCATCTTCCCTACCGACTCCGATAACAGTGGCACATTGCTCCAGCATGCAGATGCCGCCATGTATCAAGCCAAGCATAAAGGAAAGAGCTCCTACGCCCAGTTCACGCCGGAAATGACCGAAGTGTCCCATGAGCGGCTTCAGATGGAGTCCCACATGCGCAAGGCGCTGGAGCTTGGAGAATTCGAGCTGTATTACCAGCCGATAGTGGACACCGCTTCTGGCTCATTGATCGGTGCCGAGGCGCTTCTGCGCTGGAATAATCCGGCCATGGGCATGGTCATGCCCGACCGGTTCATTCCGCTGGCTGAAGAAACCGGCCTGATCATCCCGATCGGTGAATGGGTTATCGAGGAGGCCTGCAAAGCCGCTGTCGCCTGGCGAGCCATGACCGGCCTCGAATCCCTTTCGATTGCGGTCAATGTATCGCCCCGCCAGTTCCGGGACCCCGGCTTTACCGATGCAGTCATGCGCTCCCTCAACGCCAGCGGGCTGCCACCGGAATGCCTTGAGCTGGAGATTACCGAAAGGCTCATTCTTGATAACACCATTGAAACCGCCGACATCCTTCGGCAACTGGACAGGACCGGCATCCGGCTGTCAGTTGACGACTTCGGAACCGGCTATTCGGCCCTCAGCTATCTGAAGTCGTACCCGTTCGACACACTCAAGATCGACAAATCCTTTATTCAGGATGTGTTGAACGAAAGTGGAGACGCCTCACTCGTGCGCGCTATCATCAACATGGCCCACAGTCTGGGACTGAAAGTCATCGCCGAGGGCGTCGAAGAAGAGGGGCAAACCCACTTCCTCAAGAATGAAAACTGCGACTATTCCCAGGGCTACTTCTACAGTCGCCCGATGCCCGAGCAGGATTTCATCTACTGGCTGGAAACCAATCATCGGGCCAATCTCTGAATCATCAAAACGGCACCAAGCATGGACGAAACAATACTGGTCGTGAACTGCGGCAGTTCATCTATCAAACTCGCGCTGTTCGACAGCAACCTCGAGAAACAAGCCTCTGCACTGGCTGAACGGTTGAACAATCCCGACTCAATGGCAAAGATTTCCGGTGACAGCGTACCGGTGGCCTTACCTGCAAACGCTTCCCACGACCACGCCCTGCAGGCCCTGGTAAACGCTTTCTACGACCGCAACCTGATGAGCCGAGAGCCTGCCTCCATCGGTCACCGGGTGGTTCATGGTGGCGAGGCCTTTCGGGAGGCCGCACTGATCGACAAAAACACCATAAAAGCCATTGAGGATTGTGCCTCACTGGCGCCACTTCACAATCCAGTCAACCTGATCGGCATCAACGCCATGCAGCGACTGTTTCCGGATGTACCGCAGGTGGCGGTTTTCGACACCGCTTTCCATCAGAGCCTGCCAAAACGGGCCTTCCTGTATGCCCTGCCTGAACACTATTACCGGGAATGGGGTATCCGGCGCTATGGGTTTCACGGCACCAGCCATCAATTTATGGCCCATGAGGCTTCGCGCCGGCTGGGCAAGACACCGGCGACGACGTCCATCATTTCAGCGCATCTTGGCAACGGCTGCAGCATGACTGCCATCGATAACGGCATCAGCAAAGACACCAGCATGGGGCTGACGCCACTTGAGGGGCTGGTGATGGGCACCCGAAGTGGCGATGTCGACCCGGGGCTGTTTGACTACCTGGCCGGGCGCGGCATCAGCGCCAGTGAAGTTCACAGGGTTTTGAACCAGGACAGTGGCTTGCTCGGGCTGTCTGGACAGACCAATGATATGCGCTCGCTGTGCGAGCTGGCTGACCATGGCCACGAACCTTCACAACTGGCCATCGATGTATTCTGCTTCCGTCTGGCGAAGTACTTTGGGGCCATGATGGTGTCCCTGAGCCATCTGGATGCCCTGGTGTTCACCGGTGGCATCGGAGAGAACAGTGCGAGAGTCAGAGCCCAGACGATCGAACACCTGAAATTACTGGGCATTACTCTCGATCCGGACCTGAACAACCATCACGGCCAGTACAGTGAAGGCCATATTGGTGACGCGGATTCCCGTTTTCCGGTACTGGTCATCCCAACCAACGAGGAACTGGTGATTGCCAGAGAAGCCAGCCGGCTCGCTAACCTAAACTGACATTCAAGGACGTAACCAGGAACCATTATGGCTAAGAGTCTGTTTATTGCCCCGACATCCCTTGATTCGGGCCTCACTTCCGTATGCCTGGGCTTGCTGAGGGCTCTGGAACGGGAAGGAGTAAGCGTCGGTTTTTACAAGCCTTTCAGTCAATCGGTGCATCGTGGTGAGGCCCGGCACAACGAAGGCAAGGACTCCTCGGTAGAGTTCGTCCGCTCCCGCAGCCACGTGCAGACACCCGACCCCCTACCCCTCAAGCAAGCCCAGCAGTTATTGAACCACGGCAAGGCGGATTTGCTGCTGGAAACCATTGTCGGGGAGTACCAGAAGGTCGCCAAAGACTTCGACGTTGTCATTATCGAGGGCCTTGTGCCAGACCGAAGCGAGGCCTACATTGCCCGGCTGAATGTAGAAGTGGCCCGGAACCTGAATTCCGAGGTCATTCTCGTCAGCACCCCGAGAACCTGCACGGCTTCCGAACTGGACGAGGAACTGGATTTCTCCGCCCGGATTTTTACCGCCCCGTCGGACCCTGACGTGATCGGCGTTATCCTGAACAAGGTTGGTGCCCCGGAAAAAACGGGCATCGCCCTTGACCAGCACCCCGATCACGAACACCAGGACATCGATTATCAGACAGCCTGTTCGGTATTCAACACCGGGCGCTTTCGCCTGTTGGGTGAAATCCCCTGGCAACCGCACTTGCTGGCACCCCGTGTTTCCGACGTGGCCCGCGAGCTCGCGGTACCGGTACTCCATGGCGGCCAGATGCACTCCCGGCGGGTACAGCGCGTGTCTGTGTGCGCCCGCACCATCCGGAACATGACCGACATCCTCAAGCCAGGCACCCTGCTGGTCACCCCGGGTGACCGGGAAGACATCATCGTGACCACAGCCGTGGCGGCACTCAACGGTGTGCCGCTCGCCGGGTTGATGCTCACCGGTGGCCTGATGCCTGATGACAGGGTAATTGACCTGTGTCGGCGAGCACTCGAAACGGGGCTGCCGGTGCTCAGTTCTTCAACCAATACCTATGAAACCGCTCACATGCTTGCCAACCTGTCGGCCACCATTCCCATCGATGACCCCGATCGGATTGAACAGGCCATGGAGTCTGTGGCTACGCGAATCGATACCGACTGGCTGCAGGAACATTTGAAGGTTCAGCGCCAGGGGCGCCTGTCGCCACCAGCGTTTCGTTATCAACTGTCCGAACGGTCCCGGGCCGCCAACAAACGCATCGTGCTGCCTGAAGGTGCGGAACCCAGAACCGTTCAGGCCGCCATCATTTGCCACCAGCGTAAACTTGCCCGCTGCGTTCTGATCGGTGATCCGCGAGAAATACAATCGGTTGCCAGCTCCCAGGGCGTTGAACTGCCCGAAGACCTTGAGATTCTTGATCCTCAGTCAGTCCGGAATCGCTATATCGCGCCCATGGTGGAATTGCGAAAACACAAAGGGCTAACTGAAGACATGGCCGAAGCCATGCTCGAGGACAACGTGGTACTGGGCACCATGATGGTTGCCATGGATGAAGCCGACGGTCTGGTGTCAGGGGCCATTCACACCACCGCCAATACCGTTCGACCGGCTCTGCAGCTGATCAAAACCCACGATCACGCCAAAGTGGTGTCATCGGTATTCTTCATGCTCCTGCCCCAGCAGGTACTCGTTTACGGTGACTGCGCCATCAACCCGGACCCGAACGCTGAGGAACTGGCAGATATTGCCATCCAGAGTGCCCAGTCCGCCGAGGCCTTCGGCATCGAGCCGGTGGTTGCCATGATCAGCTACAGCACCGGGGAATCCGGCACCGGCGCAGATGTAGATAAAGTCAGGGAAGCCACTCGTATTGCCAGGGAACGCCGCCCTGACCTGTTGATAGACGGCCCGCTGCAGTACGATGCCGCAGCCATCGAAAGTGTCGGCAAGGCCAAGGCACCCGACAGCAAGGTTGCCGGCAAGGCAACGGTATTTGTGTTCCCGGATCTCAACACCGGCAATACCACCTACAAGGCGGTTCAGAGAAGTGCCAATGTGGTCAGTGTTGGCCCGATGCTGCAAGGCCTGAGAAAACCCGTAAACGATCTGTCGCGTGGGGCGCTGGTGGAGGATATTGTTTTCACAATTGCCCTGACGGCGGTTCAGGCCCGCCAGGTAGAGAGTGCCGGGTTGGCGTAACGCCAACCCGTTACAGAAGGGGCACGGCCCGGCAGATCAGCGCTTGACGCTCTTCTGCCGGATTTTGCGCACACGGCGCCCCTTCTTGATGTCGTTGTCTTTTTTCACTTTCTGGCGCGGCGTCAGGCGGTCCACCTTGGTGGCGAAGGGGTTTTCCCCAGACCGGAACTCAAACCGGATGGGCGAGCCCACCACCTTCAGCACCTTGCGGAAGGTATTCTCCAGGTACCGTTTATAAGCACCGGGCAACGAATCCACCTGATTGCCATGCACCACCACCACCGGCGGGTTGGAACCACCCTGGTGGGCGTAGCGCAGCTTGATACGACGACCATGAACCATGGGGGGCTGATGCTGGGCCACGGCATCCTGCAGGATGGCGGTCAAGCGATTGGTTGGCCACTTGGCCATTGCGGACTCATAACAGGCCTGCACAGACTCGTACATGGTGCCAACACCGGTACCATGCAAAGCCGAGATATAATACTTGTCGGCGTAGTCCAGGAAGTCCAGGCGGCGCCCCACCTGCTCTTTCACCTTTTCGCGGTCTTCCGGATCCATGCCATCCCATTTGTTGATGGCAATCACCAGGGAGCGGCCCGCATCCAGAACAAAGCCGATCAGGTGCATATCCTGGTCAACGAGCCCTTCCCGGGCATCAATCACCAGAATAACCACATGGGCGTCGTCTATGGCCTGAAGGGTTTTGATGATGGAGAACTTCTCCACCACTTCTTTCACATTCTTCCGGCGCCGCACACCGGCTGTATCAATGAGGGTGTACTGATGGCCATGCCGCTCATAGGGGATATACACGCTGTCCCGTGTGGTGCCGGGCATATCGTAGACAACCACTCGTTCCTCACCCAGCATCCGGTTGACCAGAGTCGATTTGCCTACGTTCGGGCGACCGACCACTCCAATTCGGATACCCGGGTACCGATCAGCCCGGTCCTGCTCTTCAACGTCCACCGGCTCAGGCAGCAGAACTTCCAGTAGCGAGCGGATACCCCGGTTATGGGCGGCCGCAATCTGGAAGGTGGACTCAAAACCCAGGGAGTAGAAATCGGCGGCGGCGACATCCGGGTCCTGGCCATCGGTCTTGTTCACCACCAGGTGCGCCTGCTTGCCGGAACGGCGCAGATGATCTGCAATCATCTCATCACCGGCTGTCAGCCCTGCCCTGCCGTCGACCAAAAACAGCACGATATCCGCTTCCTCAACGGCCTGCATGGACTGGCGGGCCATCTCTGCGTCCAGCCCTACCTCGTCACCGGTCAAACCACCGGTATCGATGACAATGAACTTCTGCCCCTCGTATTGACCCTCTCCGTATTTCCGGTCACGGGTCAAACCCGGAAAATCCGCCACCAGCGCGTCGCGGGAACGGGTCATCTGATTGAAAAGAGTGGACTTACCCACGTTCGGGCGTCCTACCAGGGCAATAACTGGGGTCATAATGTTCTGCTATATAAAAAGGTCAAAAGCCCGGCTCATGCCGGGCTGATCATGTGAACGGTGTTACTTTTTTGGTTTCAGGCTGTAAACCGCCATTCGCCCACCGTTGCCGTAAACCAGCAGGTTACCATCTTCAATCACCTGAACCGGTACGCGGATACCGTCACTGTCGAACTTCAGCTGGCCCTGCAAGCGGCCATCCTCCCGGGAGAGTGCGTGCAGGTAGCCCTCGTAATCTCCGGTAACCACGTACTCACCGCTGGCCACCGGCCGGGTGACCTGGCGCCAGGACAACCGGTCCTGAACCCAGAGTTCGCGGCGGTCGCTGCCCCGGTAAGAAATAATGTCACCGTTCGCCGCCGCCAGGAAGATGCTGCCACCACCGATACTTGGCGAGTAGAAACTTGAAGCACGGCGGCTCCAGATTTCCTGCCCGGAGCGAATATCGACCAACGCCAGCTTGCCCTGGTACCCCGCCACCATAATGGCCGATTCCAGGACCAACGGCTGGCCACCGATATCCACCAGCCGCTCCAGTTCTGTGCGGCCCTGTGGTTGCCCGACTTCGTATTGCCAGACTGGCTGGCCCGCATCCGCGGTGAGCGCAATAACACGGCCGTTGGCGAAGGAAGCAATCACAATGTCGCCGCCCACCAAAGGAGCCGCCGCCGTGCGCATGGACAGCACCGGCACCTGGCCGTCGTATTGCCAGCGACGCTCGCCGTTCGCGGCATCGAAACCGATAACGCGGCCATCGGTGGTTTGGGCAACCACCAGGGAGCCGTTGGACTGGGGCGCAGCCAGACCTTCGGTTGGTAATGAGGCCCGCCATAACTCCTCGCTGGTTTCCCGGGACAGGGCGACCAGTTCGGCATCGCGGGTGATGTAATACAACTGCTTACCATCGCCACCAAAGCCGGCAAATATCCGGTCTTTCGACCGCCGCTGCCAGAGCGCCTTGCCATTCCCGGGCTCCACCGCCACCAGCAGGCCATCGGCAGAGGCTGCATAGATCACGTCGCCG
The window above is part of the Marinobacter sp. THAF197a genome. Proteins encoded here:
- the der gene encoding ribosome biogenesis GTPase Der encodes the protein MTPVIALVGRPNVGKSTLFNQMTRSRDALVADFPGLTRDRKYGEGQYEGQKFIVIDTGGLTGDEVGLDAEMARQSMQAVEEADIVLFLVDGRAGLTAGDEMIADHLRRSGKQAHLVVNKTDGQDPDVAAADFYSLGFESTFQIAAAHNRGIRSLLEVLLPEPVDVEEQDRADRYPGIRIGVVGRPNVGKSTLVNRMLGEERVVVYDMPGTTRDSVYIPYERHGHQYTLIDTAGVRRRKNVKEVVEKFSIIKTLQAIDDAHVVILVIDAREGLVDQDMHLIGFVLDAGRSLVIAINKWDGMDPEDREKVKEQVGRRLDFLDYADKYYISALHGTGVGTMYESVQACYESAMAKWPTNRLTAILQDAVAQHQPPMVHGRRIKLRYAHQGGSNPPVVVVHGNQVDSLPGAYKRYLENTFRKVLKVVGSPIRFEFRSGENPFATKVDRLTPRQKVKKDNDIKKGRRVRKIRQKSVKR
- the bamB gene encoding outer membrane protein assembly factor BamB; amino-acid sequence: MRVTRNRFVRFSLASLMVLLVGCSTKDTFEQPVPVPEIDATVEFKRIWTMSVGKGHDDQFLHLAPLYAGDVIYAASADGLLVAVEPGNGKALWQRRSKDRIFAGFGGDGKQLYYITRDAELVALSRETSEELWRASLPTEGLAAPQSNGSLVVAQTTDGRVIGFDAANGERRWQYDGQVPVLSMRTAAAPLVGGDIVIASFANGRVIALTADAGQPVWQYEVGQPQGRTELERLVDIGGQPLVLESAIMVAGYQGKLALVDIRSGQEIWSRRASSFYSPSIGGGSIFLAAANGDIISYRGSDRRELWVQDRLSWRQVTRPVASGEYVVTGDYEGYLHALSREDGRLQGQLKFDSDGIRVPVQVIEDGNLLVYGNGGRMAVYSLKPKK